One stretch of Schistocerca nitens isolate TAMUIC-IGC-003100 chromosome 11, iqSchNite1.1, whole genome shotgun sequence DNA includes these proteins:
- the LOC126213354 gene encoding uncharacterized protein LOC126213354 translates to MVIGEELYRATMEMLGEKILIIDKDLIHFDEVNQFCEVEENSSDTEDYEPAEKASKGDYVLFETKIKVVKLAKGHPKWSLRTLQIKGARSLTRKDKWKRWEENIKPGGSTIDKYSIIDSWIYDCFVESCQNYQQVTTRNLQQWALAAEGQFQSEDFVIKVSLSWIKKFKLWHRIWQSLRECMSEEDMLGNHPEF, encoded by the exons ATGGTGATTGGAGAAGAACTGTATCGGGCTACCATGGAAATGTTAGGAGAAAAAATACTCATCATTGACAAGGACCTTATTCATTTTGATGAAGTAAATCAATTCTGTGAAGTCGAAGAAAATTCGTCCGACACGGAAGATTATGAGCCAGCGGAAAAGGCGTCAAAAGGCGATTATGTTCTGTTCGAGACCAAAATAAAAGTTGTTAAACTGGCGAAAGGACACCCCAAATGGAGTCTCCGAACTCTCCAGATAAAGGGGGCTAGAAGTTTGACAAGAAAAGACAAATGGAAGAGATGGGAAGAAAACATAAAACCTGGAGGATCAACGATCGATAAATATTCGATAATTGATTCGTGGATCTATGACTGTTTCGTGGAGTCTTGCCAAAATTATCAGCAA GTAACAACCAGAAACTTACAGCAGTGGGCTTTGGCTGCTGAAGGCCAATTCCAGTCGGAGGACTTCGTCATCAAAGTGTCACTTTCATGGataaaaaaattcaaactatggCACAGAATTTGGCAGAGTTTGAGGGAATGTATGTCTGAAGAAGATATGCTGGGCAATCATcccgaattttaa